In one Spirosoma rigui genomic region, the following are encoded:
- a CDS encoding acyl-CoA thioesterase yields the protein MPQPKHARESMTVMTEMVLPNDTNTLNNLMGGRLLHFMDIAAAIAAQKHSNRIVVTASVDNVSFAEPIRLGNIVTMKAQVTRAFSSSMEVFIEVWAEDIPAGIRVSTNSAFYTFVAVDQSGRPIEVPAVIPETDEEKDRYASALRRRQLRLVLAGRMNAQDAKELREYLRVE from the coding sequence ATGCCCCAGCCAAAACACGCCCGCGAATCCATGACGGTGATGACCGAAATGGTGCTGCCCAACGATACCAATACTCTCAACAACCTGATGGGTGGGCGACTGCTTCATTTTATGGACATTGCGGCTGCCATTGCGGCCCAGAAACATTCGAATCGTATCGTGGTAACGGCTTCGGTCGATAACGTATCGTTCGCCGAACCCATCCGATTGGGTAACATCGTCACCATGAAGGCGCAGGTGACCCGGGCATTCAGTTCGTCGATGGAGGTTTTTATTGAGGTATGGGCCGAGGATATTCCAGCGGGTATCCGGGTGAGTACCAATAGTGCTTTTTACACCTTTGTGGCCGTCGACCAGAGCGGTCGGCCTATTGAAGTGCCGGCGGTAATTCCCGAAACGGACGAAGAGAAAGATCGCTACGCCAGTGCCCTCCGGCGCCGTCAGTTGCGGCTGGTGCTCGCCGGTCGTATGAATGCGCAGGATGCCAAGGAACTGCGCGAGTATTTGAGGGTAGAATAG
- a CDS encoding sterol desaturase family protein yields MERIVTYFEHIPSSHRSLILVGGITLFWLIESAAPLFRFNYRKIHHAGINFFFTLTTIVVNFGLAVLLLRTSDWTVRQGVGLLQWVNWPLWAEAIVGLLALDLIGAWLAHFTEHKVTWMWRFHLIHHTDTYVDTTTANRHHPGESVIRFIFTLLAVLVTGAPMWLVFMYQAFSVALSQFNHANIELPRWADRLLGLLIVTPNMHHVHHHYVLPITNTNYGNIFPYWDRLFGTYHEMPGRDIRYGIDTHLNPAEHSRIKSLLHIPFQPYRQPVGETNHSSEPERV; encoded by the coding sequence ATGGAACGTATCGTCACCTATTTTGAGCATATTCCCTCGTCGCACCGGAGTCTGATCCTGGTAGGCGGCATCACGCTGTTCTGGCTGATCGAAAGTGCGGCTCCCCTGTTCCGGTTCAATTACAGGAAAATACACCATGCCGGCATTAATTTTTTCTTTACCCTGACGACCATCGTTGTCAATTTCGGGCTGGCCGTATTGCTGTTGCGAACCAGTGACTGGACCGTCCGGCAGGGTGTTGGCCTGTTGCAGTGGGTTAACTGGCCGCTCTGGGCCGAAGCCATCGTGGGGCTGCTGGCACTGGACCTGATCGGGGCGTGGCTGGCGCATTTCACGGAGCATAAAGTTACGTGGATGTGGCGCTTTCACCTGATTCACCATACCGATACGTATGTCGACACAACCACGGCCAACCGGCACCACCCCGGCGAGAGCGTGATCCGGTTTATATTCACGCTGTTGGCCGTTCTGGTAACGGGGGCGCCCATGTGGCTCGTATTCATGTATCAGGCCTTTTCGGTGGCGCTTTCTCAGTTTAACCACGCCAACATCGAACTGCCCCGCTGGGCCGACCGACTGCTGGGGCTGCTGATCGTGACGCCTAACATGCACCACGTACATCACCACTACGTACTGCCCATCACCAACACCAACTACGGCAATATTTTCCCGTACTGGGACCGGCTGTTTGGTACGTACCACGAAATGCCGGGGCGGGACATCCGGTACGGAATTGATACCCACCTGAATCCGGCCGAGCATTCCCGAATTAAGAGCCTGCTCCATATTCCTTTCCAGCCCTACCGCCAGCCCGTGGGCGAAACCAACCACTCGTCCGAACCGGAGCGGGTATAA
- a CDS encoding fasciclin domain-containing protein, with product MLSNLFSTNRRVSGLLGASLIALSVALTSCKDEENPVTTPTPQTITQLVTSNSQFTLLSAAVNRAGLGTTLSGAGPFTVFAPNDAAFRAAGFADAAAINAVPVATLTNILLYHVVSGSVASSAIPAGQTAQPTALTANGTAYVSKATSTSGTGVSINGARVVQADVQASNGVVHVIDRVLMPPAGNILAVAQSDTTLSYLVAAAQRGGTAVTTALGGTTALTVFAPTNAAFRAAGFPTIAAINAAPVATLTNILTYHVVPGVRAYSPTLTNGASITTFQTGTVTVGVTSSGVTVLGKGNGTNASNVTTPDISATNGVIHKIDRVLLP from the coding sequence ATGCTTTCAAACCTCTTCAGTACCAACCGCCGTGTGTCCGGCCTGTTGGGAGCCTCACTTATTGCGCTGTCGGTAGCCCTCACCAGCTGTAAAGACGAAGAAAACCCGGTAACGACGCCAACTCCGCAAACCATCACGCAACTGGTTACGTCGAACAGTCAGTTCACCTTGCTCTCGGCGGCTGTAAACAGAGCAGGTTTGGGTACTACGCTGTCGGGCGCAGGTCCATTTACGGTATTTGCGCCTAACGATGCGGCTTTCCGGGCAGCTGGTTTTGCCGATGCAGCCGCTATTAACGCTGTTCCCGTTGCTACCTTGACAAACATCCTGCTGTACCACGTCGTTAGTGGCTCGGTGGCTTCGTCGGCCATTCCGGCTGGTCAGACAGCGCAGCCTACGGCGCTTACAGCGAACGGAACGGCTTATGTTTCCAAAGCAACCTCAACATCGGGTACGGGCGTTTCGATAAACGGGGCCCGGGTCGTGCAGGCCGACGTACAAGCCAGTAACGGTGTCGTTCACGTGATTGATCGGGTACTGATGCCGCCCGCTGGCAACATTCTGGCTGTTGCTCAGTCGGATACAACGCTGAGCTACTTGGTAGCGGCTGCCCAGCGGGGTGGTACAGCCGTCACGACGGCGCTGGGCGGCACAACGGCCTTAACCGTTTTTGCCCCAACGAATGCCGCATTCCGGGCCGCTGGTTTCCCAACCATTGCCGCCATCAACGCAGCGCCCGTGGCCACCCTAACCAATATTCTTACCTACCACGTTGTTCCCGGTGTGCGGGCCTACTCGCCAACGCTGACCAATGGAGCCAGCATCACTACGTTCCAGACGGGTACGGTCACGGTTGGGGTAACCTCGTCGGGTGTCACCGTATTGGGTAAAGGAAATGGTACCAACGCATCGAACGTTACGACGCCTGACATCTCCGCGACCAACGGTGTTATCCATAAAATTGACCGGGTATTGCTACCCTAA
- the polA gene encoding DNA polymerase I — protein sequence MAKPTKKLFLLDALALIYRAHFAFSKSPRISSRGLNTSAVFGFMNAMIEVLTKEKPTHIGVAFDSSKKTFRHEQFPLYKATRQSQPEDISVATPYIKQIIEAMHIPMLILDGYEADDIIGTIAKKASAAGFEVYMMTPDKDYGQLVEEHVHIYKPAFMGKPAEKLGVQEVLDRWQIQRIDQVTDMLGLMGDSVDNIPGIPGIGEKTAQKLIADFGSVENLIASADQLKGKLKENVINFAQQGMLSKQLATIHLDVPVPFDEDRLRHTEYDKPRLAALLDELEFRQMKTRLLGGTYDEKPLPTAFQNNPSSQMNLFDSPGGDTPAFLPFPNMSAVKPSGADDLPFDFDSAASTAETPPAPVSSDKKSRKTKVTAPVASASDATPDAVTDTISTDDAAGREVTETGAPAFLDVYPDYEIDENQPERRKTILSVKHDYRLVDTPELRSSLIEYLSLQSSICFDSETTAIDPVEADLVGLSFAYRTGEAFYVPVPPDRAEAQAIVDEFKPVFENAQIEKIGQNLKYDLLMLKKYGVEVQGKLFDTMIAHYLIEPEMRHNMDMMAMTYLNYSPVEIEALIGKKGKGQLTMRDVDVQKVVDYAGEDADITLQLKEAFAPRLEKDNLHKLFDQVEMPLVQVLTDLELEGITLDTNALAELSATLETDMRQVQQEIFDIAGEPFNVGSPKQLGEILFDKLKLDKNAKKTKTGQYATGEEILSKLEAEHEIARKILDYRELIKLKNTYVDALPLLISKRTGRIHTSFNQAVASTGRLSSANPNLQNIPIRTPRGQEIRKAFVPRGPEFLIMSADYSQIELRIMAAFSGDQTMLDAFNNNVDIHTQTASKVFHVGLDEVTGDMRRKAKTINFGIIYGISSFGLSQRLKIPRKEAATIIDEYFAGFPAVKDYIDQCIEKARGFGYAETILGRRRYLRDINSRNVTDRMFAERNAVNAPIQGSAADMLKIAMIQIHDFMRREQLKSKMILTVHDELVFDAHRDELDLLRENVDRIMKNAIPMGVKMDTGIGTGENWLVAH from the coding sequence ATGGCTAAACCAACCAAGAAACTGTTTTTGTTAGATGCGCTGGCACTTATCTACCGCGCTCATTTTGCCTTCAGTAAATCCCCCCGTATCTCGTCGCGCGGCCTGAATACTTCCGCCGTTTTTGGCTTTATGAATGCCATGATCGAGGTGCTGACCAAGGAAAAACCCACCCACATTGGTGTTGCCTTTGACTCGTCGAAGAAGACGTTCCGGCATGAGCAGTTCCCCCTGTACAAAGCGACCCGCCAGTCGCAGCCCGAAGATATCAGCGTAGCCACGCCGTATATCAAACAAATCATCGAGGCCATGCACATCCCGATGCTTATTCTGGATGGGTACGAGGCCGATGACATCATTGGTACGATTGCCAAGAAAGCGTCGGCCGCCGGGTTCGAAGTCTACATGATGACGCCCGACAAAGACTACGGGCAGCTGGTGGAAGAACACGTTCATATTTACAAGCCCGCCTTCATGGGCAAACCCGCCGAGAAACTCGGTGTGCAGGAGGTACTGGACCGCTGGCAGATCCAGCGGATCGATCAGGTTACCGACATGCTTGGCCTGATGGGTGACTCGGTCGATAACATACCGGGCATACCGGGTATCGGCGAGAAAACCGCGCAGAAGCTCATTGCCGATTTCGGTTCGGTCGAAAACCTGATTGCCAGCGCCGACCAGCTGAAAGGCAAACTGAAAGAAAACGTCATCAACTTTGCGCAGCAGGGTATGCTGTCCAAACAACTGGCCACGATTCACCTCGACGTGCCGGTTCCCTTCGATGAAGACCGCCTGCGCCATACCGAATACGACAAGCCGCGCCTGGCTGCCCTACTGGATGAACTGGAATTCCGGCAGATGAAAACGCGCTTGCTGGGCGGCACCTACGACGAGAAACCCCTGCCAACGGCGTTCCAGAATAACCCGTCGTCGCAGATGAATCTGTTCGACTCACCCGGTGGCGACACGCCGGCTTTTCTGCCCTTCCCGAACATGAGCGCGGTAAAACCGTCGGGTGCCGATGACCTGCCGTTCGATTTCGACTCGGCAGCGTCAACAGCCGAAACGCCCCCCGCTCCGGTAAGTAGTGACAAGAAATCGCGCAAGACGAAAGTAACGGCACCCGTAGCCTCAGCATCAGACGCCACACCCGATGCCGTGACGGATACCATCTCCACTGACGATGCCGCTGGCAGAGAGGTTACCGAAACGGGCGCCCCCGCTTTTCTGGACGTTTACCCCGACTACGAAATCGACGAAAATCAACCCGAACGGCGAAAGACGATCCTGTCCGTCAAGCATGATTACCGGCTCGTTGATACGCCCGAACTACGGAGTAGCCTGATCGAGTACCTGTCGCTACAGAGCAGCATCTGTTTTGACTCGGAAACGACGGCTATCGACCCCGTTGAAGCCGACCTCGTTGGTTTGTCCTTTGCGTACCGAACCGGCGAAGCGTTCTACGTGCCCGTTCCGCCCGACCGCGCCGAAGCACAGGCCATCGTGGACGAGTTCAAGCCGGTGTTCGAGAATGCCCAGATCGAGAAGATCGGGCAGAATCTAAAGTACGACCTGCTGATGCTGAAGAAGTATGGCGTGGAAGTGCAGGGCAAACTGTTCGATACGATGATTGCCCACTACCTCATTGAGCCCGAAATGCGCCACAACATGGACATGATGGCCATGACGTACCTGAACTACAGCCCGGTCGAGATCGAAGCGCTGATCGGAAAGAAGGGAAAAGGCCAACTGACCATGCGCGACGTCGACGTCCAAAAGGTTGTTGACTATGCGGGCGAAGACGCTGACATTACACTCCAGCTGAAAGAAGCGTTTGCCCCCCGGCTCGAAAAAGATAACCTGCACAAATTGTTCGATCAGGTGGAAATGCCGCTGGTGCAGGTACTGACCGACCTCGAACTGGAAGGAATTACCCTTGATACCAATGCCCTTGCCGAACTGTCGGCAACGCTGGAAACAGACATGCGGCAGGTGCAGCAGGAGATCTTCGACATTGCCGGCGAACCGTTCAACGTGGGCTCGCCCAAGCAGCTCGGCGAAATCCTGTTTGACAAGCTCAAGCTCGACAAAAACGCCAAAAAGACAAAAACCGGTCAGTATGCTACGGGTGAAGAAATTCTGTCGAAGCTGGAAGCCGAGCACGAAATTGCCCGCAAGATTCTGGACTACCGCGAGCTGATCAAGCTCAAAAATACATACGTCGATGCACTGCCGCTGCTGATCAGTAAACGCACCGGCCGTATTCATACCTCGTTCAACCAGGCCGTAGCCTCAACCGGGCGACTGTCATCGGCGAACCCGAACCTGCAGAATATCCCGATCCGCACGCCCCGCGGCCAGGAAATCCGGAAAGCGTTCGTGCCCCGCGGCCCCGAATTCCTGATCATGTCGGCCGACTATTCGCAGATCGAACTGCGCATCATGGCGGCTTTCAGTGGTGACCAGACCATGCTCGACGCCTTTAATAACAACGTCGACATTCACACCCAGACGGCCAGCAAGGTCTTCCACGTTGGACTGGACGAGGTGACCGGCGATATGCGACGGAAGGCTAAAACCATCAACTTCGGCATTATCTATGGTATTTCGTCGTTCGGGTTGAGCCAGCGGCTGAAGATTCCCCGCAAAGAAGCCGCCACCATCATCGACGAGTATTTTGCCGGTTTCCCGGCGGTAAAGGATTACATTGATCAATGCATCGAAAAGGCTCGCGGCTTCGGCTATGCCGAAACGATACTGGGTCGTCGCCGATATTTGCGCGACATCAACTCGCGCAACGTAACCGACCGGATGTTTGCCGAACGGAACGCCGTGAACGCCCCCATCCAGGGCAGCGCGGCCGATATGCTCAAGATCGCCATGATTCAGATTCACGACTTCATGCGTCGGGAGCAGTTGAAATCAAAGATGATCCTGACCGTACACGACGAACTCGTCTTTGATGCACACCGCGACGAACTCGATTTGCTGCGCGAAAACGTTGACCGCATCATGAAAAACGCCATTCCTATGGGCGTCAAAATGGATACTGGTATCGGCACCGGCGAAAACTGGCTGGTAGCGCACTAA
- a CDS encoding M20/M25/M40 family metallo-hydrolase, producing the protein MKHALLLTALLTAGLVRAQSDLTLKTRAYRQQHEQKLLDEYMGLLAIPNVVYDTAGIQKTAAYIANMLKRRGIDPQMLAGRTKGVPPAVYGEVRVPGATRTVVFYAHYDGQPVNSNQWADGLKPFEPVLYSSALDAGGKPIAAPRDGQAINPDWRIYGRSTSDDKAGVFAILAAYDALLQLKVKPTANLKFFFEGEEEAGSTHLNEILERHKEKLKSDLWIICDGPVHQTGKKQVLFGVRGDVNMEVKVYASKRPLHSGHYGNWAPNPAMMLAKLLASMKDDDGNVLIKGFYDDVTPLSDLEKQALAKIPPVDDQLRKELGFTKAEGGGKSLADLLMRPSLNINGFSSANVGKLAANVIPISATAALDLRLVLGNDAQRQVQKVIDHIVAQGYYVTQQESITDDERARYPKIARVVAKSGYNAQRTPMTLPIAQTVVKAVQSTVKDEIVLQPSLGGSLPLYLFDQILNTPTITVPIANHDNNQHAENENLRIQNLWDGLETYVALMRL; encoded by the coding sequence ATGAAACATGCTTTACTGCTGACGGCGTTGCTGACGGCGGGGCTGGTCCGCGCCCAAAGTGACCTTACGCTCAAGACCCGGGCCTATCGCCAGCAGCACGAACAGAAACTGCTGGACGAGTATATGGGCCTGCTGGCCATTCCCAATGTGGTCTATGACACAGCTGGTATTCAGAAAACAGCCGCTTACATTGCCAATATGCTCAAACGGCGTGGCATTGACCCCCAGATGCTGGCGGGGCGTACCAAAGGCGTTCCCCCCGCCGTGTACGGTGAAGTCCGGGTGCCGGGTGCAACCAGAACGGTCGTTTTCTACGCCCACTACGACGGCCAGCCGGTAAACTCCAACCAATGGGCCGACGGGTTAAAGCCATTCGAACCTGTCCTGTACAGCAGCGCGCTGGATGCTGGTGGGAAACCTATAGCGGCTCCCCGGGATGGACAGGCCATCAATCCGGACTGGCGTATCTACGGTCGTAGTACGTCTGATGATAAAGCCGGGGTGTTTGCCATCCTGGCTGCCTATGACGCGCTGCTGCAACTGAAGGTGAAGCCGACGGCCAATCTCAAATTTTTCTTCGAAGGGGAGGAGGAAGCGGGGTCGACGCACCTGAACGAAATTCTGGAACGGCACAAGGAGAAACTGAAAAGCGATCTCTGGATCATCTGCGACGGACCCGTACACCAGACGGGAAAAAAGCAGGTGCTGTTCGGCGTGCGGGGCGATGTGAATATGGAAGTAAAAGTATACGCGTCGAAACGGCCGCTGCACAGTGGTCACTACGGCAACTGGGCACCCAACCCAGCCATGATGCTGGCTAAACTGCTGGCATCCATGAAAGATGATGACGGGAATGTGCTTATCAAGGGGTTCTACGACGACGTAACGCCCCTGTCCGATCTGGAAAAACAGGCACTGGCGAAGATTCCGCCCGTCGACGATCAGCTCCGGAAGGAGCTAGGCTTCACCAAAGCCGAGGGGGGAGGTAAATCGCTGGCTGATCTGCTCATGCGGCCCTCGTTGAACATCAATGGCTTTTCGAGCGCCAACGTCGGTAAGCTGGCGGCCAACGTCATCCCGATCTCGGCAACGGCCGCGCTCGACCTGCGGCTGGTGCTGGGCAACGACGCCCAGCGGCAGGTTCAGAAAGTAATCGACCACATTGTTGCGCAGGGGTACTACGTTACCCAGCAGGAAAGCATCACCGACGACGAGCGGGCTAGGTATCCTAAAATTGCGCGTGTCGTGGCCAAATCGGGTTACAACGCCCAGCGAACACCCATGACCCTGCCCATTGCCCAGACGGTGGTCAAAGCCGTTCAGTCGACGGTGAAAGACGAGATCGTGCTACAGCCAAGTTTAGGGGGTAGTTTGCCGCTGTATCTGTTCGATCAGATCCTGAACACGCCAACGATCACGGTGCCTATTGCTAACCACGACAACAACCAGCACGCCGAAAACGAAAACCTGCGCATCCAGAATTTGTGGGACGGCCTGGAAACCTACGTAGCGCTGATGCGGCTGTAA
- a CDS encoding SPFH domain-containing protein: protein MNFMLVLLGLGAVVLFLSIVVVQQGTVAVITIFGKYTRVMGPGLNFKIPFIEMIYRRISIQNRSVELAFQAITADQANVNFKAMLVYSVLNQDEETIKNVAFKFIDEASFMQALIRTIEGSIRSFVATKRQSEILALRSEIIEHVKYQLDTLLESWGYHLTDLQLNDIAFDEVIMRSMAQVVASSNLKAAAENEGQALLITKTKAAEAEGNAIKISAEAEKTAAQLRGQGVALFREEVAKGMAESAKVMSEADLDASLILFSIWTEAVKHFAENSKGNVIFLDGSTDGMEKTMKQLLAIEKLNKTPEIQTPPTRPTRPGV, encoded by the coding sequence ATGAATTTCATGCTTGTATTGCTGGGACTCGGCGCAGTCGTCCTGTTTCTGTCCATCGTTGTTGTCCAGCAGGGAACGGTGGCGGTTATCACCATATTCGGGAAATACACGCGGGTCATGGGGCCTGGCCTCAATTTTAAAATCCCCTTCATCGAGATGATCTACCGGCGCATTTCGATTCAGAACCGGTCAGTCGAGTTGGCGTTCCAGGCGATCACCGCCGATCAGGCCAACGTTAATTTCAAGGCCATGCTCGTCTATTCGGTGTTGAACCAGGACGAAGAAACGATCAAGAACGTAGCGTTTAAATTTATTGACGAAGCCTCGTTTATGCAGGCCCTGATCCGGACCATCGAAGGCTCGATCCGGAGTTTCGTAGCCACCAAACGCCAGTCGGAGATTCTGGCCCTGCGTTCCGAAATTATTGAACACGTGAAGTACCAGCTCGATACGCTGCTCGAAAGCTGGGGCTACCACCTTACCGACCTTCAACTGAATGACATTGCCTTCGACGAAGTGATCATGCGGTCGATGGCCCAGGTCGTGGCCTCTTCGAACCTGAAAGCAGCCGCTGAAAACGAAGGACAAGCCCTGCTCATCACGAAAACCAAGGCGGCCGAAGCCGAAGGTAACGCCATCAAGATCTCAGCCGAAGCCGAAAAAACAGCCGCCCAACTGCGGGGTCAGGGAGTCGCGCTGTTCCGCGAGGAAGTTGCCAAAGGGATGGCCGAATCGGCTAAAGTGATGAGCGAGGCCGACCTCGACGCGTCCCTGATCCTGTTTTCGATCTGGACAGAAGCGGTCAAGCACTTCGCCGAAAACAGCAAAGGCAATGTTATTTTCCTCGATGGCTCCACCGACGGGATGGAGAAGACAATGAAGCAGTTATTGGCCATTGAAAAGCTCAACAAGACCCCTGAAATACAAACCCCGCCAACCCGGCCCACCCGGCCAGGCGTCTAA
- a CDS encoding MarR family winged helix-turn-helix transcriptional regulator, producing MTNPKHATRIEDDIKQATFKSELSKAGINLIYTGTWLKTLHSDFFKSFGITWAQHNILRILRGQKGQTVSVNTIKERMMDKSSNVSRITEKLQKKKLIDCRQSPDDRRSVNVVITDSGLQLLKKIEDRMADINNILAHLDAEELVLLNALLDKVRSTPISQR from the coding sequence ATGACTAACCCAAAACACGCAACTCGCATTGAGGATGACATTAAACAGGCTACGTTCAAAAGTGAACTGTCGAAAGCGGGCATCAATCTGATCTACACGGGAACGTGGCTCAAAACGCTGCACAGCGACTTTTTCAAATCCTTCGGCATTACCTGGGCGCAGCATAATATTCTGCGTATCCTGCGGGGCCAGAAAGGACAAACCGTGAGCGTCAATACCATCAAGGAGCGCATGATGGACAAGTCGTCAAATGTGTCACGTATTACGGAAAAACTACAGAAAAAGAAGTTAATCGATTGCCGGCAGTCGCCCGACGACCGGCGGTCGGTCAACGTAGTAATTACCGATAGCGGCCTCCAGCTGCTGAAAAAGATAGAGGACCGCATGGCAGACATCAACAACATCCTCGCTCATCTGGATGCGGAAGAACTCGTTCTGCTGAACGCCCTGCTTGATAAGGTGCGCAGTACCCCAATCAGCCAGCGTTGA
- a CDS encoding universal stress protein, whose protein sequence is MTNLLFPTDFSSNNNAALSWVRLFARKTGATVTLLHVFEPMLPDTTLPTLGDPGLGVAASQEVEEISRQRLTELADDLQGQGLSIQTEWRIGSAEDEILDVAKSISADLIVMGRSNLTSFFDQLAGSAVSDVAGEALCPVLVVPAQTDQHDTLAVPAQVRTIAYAMQSRTTQSDVSAQTDSLVEAFDADLTVLTDDKLDTATADLIVMQLYPQSGFLDSLLHPNRTTALVEKSSIPVLVYPMPK, encoded by the coding sequence ATGACAAACTTGCTTTTTCCCACGGACTTCTCGTCCAACAACAATGCGGCTCTGAGTTGGGTCCGACTTTTTGCCCGGAAAACCGGTGCAACGGTGACCCTCCTTCACGTGTTTGAGCCCATGCTCCCCGACACCACTTTACCAACGCTCGGCGACCCCGGCCTGGGTGTGGCAGCCTCACAGGAAGTTGAAGAGATAAGCCGACAGCGACTGACCGAACTAGCTGACGACTTACAGGGACAGGGACTATCGATCCAGACCGAATGGCGTATCGGCTCTGCCGAAGACGAAATTCTGGACGTAGCCAAATCAATTAGTGCCGATCTGATCGTGATGGGCCGTTCTAACCTGACGTCTTTCTTCGACCAGTTGGCGGGTAGTGCCGTTTCCGACGTAGCGGGCGAAGCCCTTTGCCCGGTTCTTGTCGTGCCGGCCCAGACCGATCAGCACGATACGCTGGCCGTGCCAGCTCAGGTTCGCACCATTGCCTACGCCATGCAATCCCGGACTACCCAGAGCGACGTATCGGCCCAGACCGACTCACTCGTTGAAGCGTTTGACGCCGACCTGACGGTCCTCACCGACGATAAACTGGATACGGCCACCGCCGACCTGATTGTGATGCAGCTATATCCGCAGTCCGGCTTCCTGGATAGCCTGCTCCATCCGAACCGGACAACGGCCCTTGTCGAAAAATCCAGTATTCCCGTTCTCGTCTACCCGATGCCTAAGTAA
- a CDS encoding universal stress protein has product MKTIVFPTDFSDSTADALNWAKLFARQYNASLLVVHVQQLAMPNTALPVAGELGMGASVGMDVDMQQISQEQLDTLAGQLQADGIQCQTELRLGAVKDAILSVAHEQNADLIITGRGHLRNFFDRLGGTAATSVAKGANCPVLIVPASESAPKPAQLRSIVFSTPLEFDQQEGFGQTLAIARTFDATIRVLRVRAENQPSLSADKPMLKTLQNLYGAEPLPVDTIESRTVSGGIDTYLSTNSPDLLVMTTRERDFLSGLLNPSLTDRVVTHTDLPVLVFQESAPL; this is encoded by the coding sequence ATGAAAACCATCGTATTCCCCACCGACTTTTCGGACTCCACCGCCGATGCGCTGAACTGGGCCAAGCTATTTGCCCGGCAATATAACGCAAGCCTGCTGGTAGTGCATGTGCAGCAACTGGCCATGCCCAATACCGCGTTACCCGTAGCGGGCGAGTTAGGGATGGGTGCCAGCGTGGGCATGGATGTGGATATGCAGCAGATCAGTCAGGAACAGTTGGACACACTGGCCGGTCAGCTACAGGCCGATGGTATTCAGTGCCAGACCGAGTTGCGGCTGGGTGCCGTCAAGGACGCCATTCTGTCGGTAGCCCACGAGCAAAACGCCGACCTGATTATCACCGGACGTGGACACCTGCGAAATTTTTTCGATCGGTTGGGTGGAACGGCCGCTACAAGCGTGGCGAAGGGGGCCAACTGTCCCGTCCTGATCGTGCCCGCCAGCGAGTCTGCTCCGAAACCCGCCCAGCTACGCTCAATTGTCTTCAGTACGCCACTGGAGTTCGATCAGCAGGAGGGCTTTGGCCAGACACTCGCCATAGCCCGCACGTTCGATGCCACCATACGGGTGCTGCGCGTACGGGCCGAGAACCAGCCCAGCCTCTCCGCCGATAAGCCCATGCTGAAAACGCTGCAGAATCTGTACGGTGCCGAGCCATTACCGGTCGATACGATTGAATCGCGCACCGTAAGTGGTGGTATCGATACCTACCTCTCGACCAATTCGCCCGATCTGCTGGTCATGACAACCCGCGAACGGGATTTTCTGTCGGGGCTGCTCAACCCGAGCCTGACCGACCGGGTCGTTACCCACACGGATCTGCCGGTGTTGGTTTTTCAGGAATCCGCTCCGCTGTAA
- a CDS encoding DUF3817 domain-containing protein: MHLLRSQLGRLRVLAFAEGVSFLILLFVTMPLKYAFATPGPNKVFGLVHGLLFVLYVLAVIQAKIALDWSFRKTALALLASIVPFGTFWADVKLFRDGQND, translated from the coding sequence ATGCATTTACTCCGTTCCCAGCTCGGCCGATTGCGGGTGCTCGCATTCGCCGAAGGCGTTTCGTTCCTGATTCTGCTCTTTGTGACCATGCCGCTGAAATACGCCTTTGCCACGCCCGGACCTAATAAAGTGTTTGGCCTCGTTCACGGGCTGCTGTTCGTGCTGTACGTACTGGCCGTGATCCAGGCGAAGATTGCCCTGGACTGGTCGTTCCGGAAAACGGCCCTGGCGCTGCTGGCGTCAATTGTTCCGTTCGGCACGTTCTGGGCCGATGTGAAGCTGTTCCGGGATGGGCAGAACGACTAA